The Pseudomonas hefeiensis genomic sequence TAACCGCTGCCCCTTCACCGGCCGAACAGGAAGTGGCCCAGGCCGTCGACCATCTGACCCAAGCCATGCTGCACAAAGACATCCCACAACTTCAGGCACTGGCTGCCGAAAACCTGACCTACGGGCACTCCAGCGGGAAGATTCAGGACAAGAAAGCCTTCATTGCCGACATCGAAACTGGCAAGAGCGCGTTCAAGACCCTGGAGATGAAGGATCAGAAAATCACCCTGTCAGGCGATGTGGCCCTGGTGCGCAACCACTTCTCCGCGCAGGCGCTCAAGGGCACCGAAGTGGTCCCGACGGAAATCGAGAACTTTCTGATCTGGCAGAAGCAGAAGGATGGCAAGTGGTTGCTGATTGGGCGGCAGGCGTTTCGGTTCTGACCTAAAAATCTCCGTGGGCGCCGTTAGTTAACTTGAAGCGGCTGGGATTCAATGTGGCGAGGGGATTTAGCGAAACGTCGCACCGCCCCGCTGGGCTGCGAAGCAGCCCCAAACTGGCGATTCAGGTGTATCAGACAGAGCGCCAGGGGCCGCTTCGCGCGCCCAGCGGGGATAAATCCCCTCGCCACAGGTCACAGTTACTTCAATC encodes the following:
- a CDS encoding nuclear transport factor 2 family protein yields the protein MKKATLVISFLCLFSGYVTAAPSPAEQEVAQAVDHLTQAMLHKDIPQLQALAAENLTYGHSSGKIQDKKAFIADIETGKSAFKTLEMKDQKITLSGDVALVRNHFSAQALKGTEVVPTEIENFLIWQKQKDGKWLLIGRQAFRF